Proteins encoded together in one Aurantiacibacter aquimixticola window:
- a CDS encoding NepR family anti-sigma factor, producing the protein MTSSEDQAKKVATPSEKADDAATKDPEWKSGLKRLYDSVLDEPLPDTFKDLLSKLDEDEGK; encoded by the coding sequence ATGACCTCCTCTGAGGACCAAGCGAAGAAGGTTGCAACGCCTTCGGAAAAGGCGGATGATGCTGCCACGAAGGATCCGGAATGGAAATCCGGCCTTAAGCGCCTTTACGACAGCGTGCTGGACGAGCCGCTGCCGGACACTTTTAAGGATCTTCTCTCCAAGTTGGACGAAGACGAGGGGAAATGA
- a CDS encoding superoxide dismutase produces MAFTLIDLPYDKEAIAPAITAETFNYHHGKHHQAYVNKTNDAIEGTDHADKPLEDIVAASRGSDQGLFNNSAQTWNHGFYWHSLTPQSTGPSGELAAKIEESFGSLAELKDQLKSKGAGHFASGWVWLVEKDGKLSVVDTHDADTVVDQGHNPLLVIDLWEHAYYLDHQNARPSYLDAVVDNHLNWDFAADNLSRGTVWTYPN; encoded by the coding sequence ATGGCATTCACTCTCATCGATCTGCCCTACGACAAGGAAGCCATCGCACCGGCGATCACGGCGGAAACGTTCAATTATCACCACGGTAAGCATCACCAGGCCTATGTGAACAAGACCAATGACGCGATCGAAGGCACCGATCACGCTGACAAGCCGCTGGAAGACATCGTCGCCGCATCGCGCGGATCTGACCAGGGCCTGTTCAACAATTCCGCGCAGACGTGGAATCACGGCTTTTACTGGCATTCACTGACGCCGCAGAGCACCGGCCCGAGCGGTGAACTGGCTGCGAAAATCGAAGAAAGCTTCGGCTCGCTTGCGGAGCTCAAGGACCAGTTGAAGAGCAAGGGTGCAGGCCACTTTGCCAGCGGCTGGGTCTGGCTTGTCGAAAAGGACGGCAAGCTGAGCGTCGTCGACACGCATGATGCCGACACCGTGGTCGATCAGGGGCACAACCCGCTGCTCGTCATCGACCTATGGGAGCACGCCTATTATCTCGACCACCAGAATGCGCGGCCGAGCTATCTCGATGCCGTTGTAGACAATCACCTGAACTGGGATTTTGCGGCAGATAATCTTTCGCGTGGCACCGTCTGGACCTATCCCAACTGA
- the modB gene encoding molybdate ABC transporter permease subunit, whose product MLSPAEWQVVALSLKVSVVAMIVTMPVAYALAWLIARRRFPGRMLLDAAIHLPLVLPPVVTGWLLLVLLGRNGLVGAWLDEALGITLVFNWTGAAVAAAVMALPLMVRAMRLSIEAVDRRFVDAARTLGASRWRAFLSVTLPLSMPGIAAGAMLGFARSLGEFGATITFAANIPGETRTLPLAIYTGLQMPGGEAAVARLAGMSIVLSLSALLVSEWLVRRSQGNRAHVL is encoded by the coding sequence ATGCTGTCGCCCGCCGAATGGCAGGTGGTCGCGCTTTCCCTGAAAGTAAGCGTCGTTGCGATGATCGTCACGATGCCGGTGGCATACGCGCTGGCATGGCTCATCGCGCGGCGCCGCTTTCCCGGACGCATGCTGCTCGATGCCGCGATCCATCTTCCGCTCGTCCTGCCCCCCGTCGTCACTGGCTGGCTCCTGCTGGTGCTTCTCGGGCGTAACGGACTCGTCGGCGCGTGGCTGGATGAGGCGCTCGGCATCACCCTCGTCTTCAACTGGACCGGCGCTGCAGTGGCGGCGGCCGTCATGGCTTTGCCGCTGATGGTGAGGGCGATGCGCCTTTCGATCGAGGCGGTGGACCGCAGGTTCGTCGACGCCGCGCGGACGCTCGGCGCGTCGCGGTGGCGCGCATTTCTGTCCGTTACCTTGCCGCTCAGTATGCCGGGCATCGCCGCGGGGGCGATGCTGGGCTTTGCCCGTTCGCTGGGAGAATTTGGCGCGACGATTACCTTTGCCGCCAATATCCCTGGCGAAACACGCACCTTGCCACTGGCGATCTATACCGGCTTGCAGATGCCGGGCGGAGAAGCTGCCGTCGCCAGGCTGGCAGGCATGTCCATCGTTCTCTCGCTCAGCGCGCTGCTCGTTTCGGAATGGCTGGTGCGGCGTTCGCAGGGGAATCGCGCGCATGTCCTTTGA
- the modA gene encoding molybdate ABC transporter substrate-binding protein, with protein sequence MRGRLLRVIACLLSALVLSACDADRAEGPVVLAPSSMQNALKDIADAWQRTGRPDPILSFAGTPSLVRQVDEGAPADLIITADREWMSWLEERSLIDPAPHRVIAGNRLALIAPRQDDPSLSIADRLTRTDDWRLAMADPESVPAGRYARAALERMGLWSVMGERIIPTENVRAALMLVEAGEAEFGIVYATDAQASRSVAELAIFDVRDTPQIEYPAARLAGATHPDAADFLAFLHSMEAMDIFARHGFTPYEQPS encoded by the coding sequence ATGAGGGGCCGACTTCTCCGCGTCATTGCTTGTCTGCTGTCAGCGCTGGTTCTGTCGGCCTGTGATGCTGACCGCGCCGAGGGGCCGGTCGTGCTGGCACCGTCAAGCATGCAGAACGCTCTGAAAGACATTGCGGATGCATGGCAGCGCACGGGGCGACCCGACCCGATCCTTTCTTTTGCGGGAACGCCAAGCCTGGTCCGGCAGGTCGATGAGGGCGCGCCTGCAGATCTGATCATCACCGCAGATCGTGAGTGGATGTCATGGCTGGAGGAGCGGAGCCTGATCGATCCTGCACCACACCGCGTCATCGCGGGAAATCGTCTCGCGCTTATCGCCCCGCGCCAGGACGATCCTTCGCTCTCGATTGCGGACCGCCTCACGCGCACCGACGATTGGCGGTTGGCGATGGCCGATCCCGAGAGCGTGCCGGCCGGTCGCTATGCGCGCGCGGCGCTGGAGCGGATGGGCCTCTGGTCCGTAATGGGTGAGCGAATTATCCCGACCGAAAATGTGCGCGCCGCACTCATGCTGGTGGAGGCCGGTGAAGCGGAGTTCGGCATCGTATACGCAACCGACGCGCAAGCATCGCGCAGCGTGGCGGAGCTTGCCATCTTCGATGTCCGCGACACGCCGCAGATCGAATATCCAGCCGCCCGGCTTGCCGGAGCGACGCATCCCGATGCGGCAGATTTTCTGGCTTTCCTGCATAGCATGGAAGCCATGGACATCTTCGCGCGGCACGGTTTCACGCCTTACGAGCAGCCTTCGTGA
- the thiD gene encoding bifunctional hydroxymethylpyrimidine kinase/phosphomethylpyrimidine kinase produces MTSRPPRILAIAGSDSSGGAGIQADIKTITMLGGYAMTAITALTAQNTRGVHAVEAMAPDFVAAQIDACLEDIGADAVKIGMLGSADIAEVVADRLEDLPCPVVFDPVMIATSGSVLADEATIEVFEWLMEIATLTTPNVPELEALGGADGMTARGIAYLAKGGDADGPMIEDRLVRPGLEDEIWSEARIVTKHTHGTGCTLSSAIATRLAVGDPLEKAVAEARRFVRHALRQAPGYGLGNGPLGHQAVR; encoded by the coding sequence ATGACCAGCCGCCCGCCCCGTATCCTCGCCATCGCCGGATCGGACAGTTCCGGCGGCGCAGGCATTCAGGCGGATATCAAGACGATCACCATGCTCGGCGGCTATGCAATGACCGCAATCACTGCACTTACCGCACAGAACACGCGCGGCGTCCACGCGGTCGAAGCGATGGCGCCCGATTTCGTGGCTGCGCAGATCGATGCGTGCCTGGAAGACATAGGTGCGGACGCGGTGAAGATCGGCATGCTCGGCAGCGCGGATATCGCCGAGGTCGTGGCGGACAGGCTGGAAGACCTGCCATGCCCCGTCGTCTTCGATCCGGTCATGATCGCCACCAGCGGCAGCGTGCTGGCAGACGAGGCGACGATTGAAGTCTTCGAATGGCTGATGGAAATCGCCACGCTTACCACACCCAATGTGCCCGAGCTGGAAGCGCTCGGCGGCGCGGACGGCATGACGGCGCGTGGCATCGCCTATCTCGCCAAGGGCGGCGATGCCGACGGGCCGATGATCGAAGACCGCTTGGTGCGCCCGGGCTTGGAGGACGAGATCTGGAGCGAGGCACGGATCGTGACGAAGCACACGCACGGCACCGGCTGCACGCTCTCTTCCGCGATCGCCACAAGGCTGGCGGTCGGTGATCCGCTGGAAAAGGCGGTGGCCGAGGCACGCCGCTTCGTGCGCCACGCGCTCAGGCAGGCGCCGGGTTACGGCCTCGGAAACGGGCCGCTCGGGCATCAGGCGGTGCGGTAG
- a CDS encoding CHASE domain-containing protein: MQEQKTSGRSRTKRWLLRYPRGLPIGIFILIAAITVLSIFAIENGEAERDRAQLNARATAIASALERRANASSAYLRAGAALLSTMDDIPPDDFRRFVSELRLDADYRGAEGIGWAQVVVPSEIAAFDARAGDPGTRNELYPPLSAEQPFAIPVTYLQPDTERNRRALGFDMYSEPVRRAAMEEAERTARPTATDKIVLQQEGDGQSPGFVVFMPVFEASEGGRSLKGFIYSPFNARDFLQSALELEDAGAYGVRLYDGDRETENLLASNFEDEAEQPDDTREAAMTVTIANNPWQLVVFERGQGGLSGLSMATLIFGLLVGALLMLLVRMLTQQAQEDEASLAWFEEQASIRNSLTRELNHRVKNTLANVLSIIALTRRRADDLQEFADGLDGRIRALSATHDLLTQSDWGSTPVRSVIDAELLPYAQGEDRQVHMKGPDVELAPNDALSLGLAVHELATNAAKYGALSKSGGVVDVEWRLVAEDLVRVEWRESGGPPVKQERSRGFGMDLIERIVAHELRHPVELDFDPEGVRCALLVPVRRAKEFMIRANRPGGAPLENEKA; the protein is encoded by the coding sequence TTGCAAGAGCAGAAAACGAGTGGGCGAAGCAGGACGAAGCGATGGCTTCTGCGCTACCCGCGTGGCCTGCCCATCGGCATCTTCATTCTGATTGCCGCCATAACCGTGCTCAGTATCTTCGCCATCGAAAATGGCGAAGCCGAGCGCGACAGGGCGCAGCTGAATGCCCGCGCCACCGCCATCGCCTCCGCGCTGGAACGTCGCGCCAATGCCAGCAGTGCTTATCTGCGCGCAGGTGCAGCGCTGCTATCGACGATGGACGATATTCCGCCCGACGATTTCCGGCGCTTCGTTTCGGAACTACGGCTCGACGCCGATTATCGCGGTGCCGAGGGTATCGGTTGGGCGCAAGTTGTAGTCCCCTCCGAGATTGCCGCCTTCGATGCCAGGGCTGGTGATCCGGGGACACGCAATGAGCTGTATCCGCCATTGTCGGCCGAGCAGCCCTTTGCGATTCCGGTGACCTATCTGCAACCCGATACGGAACGAAATCGCCGGGCGCTGGGCTTCGATATGTATTCGGAGCCCGTGCGCCGCGCCGCAATGGAAGAAGCCGAGCGCACGGCCCGGCCGACGGCAACCGACAAGATCGTTTTGCAGCAGGAAGGCGATGGGCAGTCACCCGGCTTCGTCGTCTTCATGCCGGTTTTCGAAGCGAGCGAGGGCGGGCGCAGCCTGAAGGGCTTCATTTACAGTCCCTTCAATGCGCGCGACTTCCTTCAGAGCGCGCTGGAGCTGGAAGATGCCGGCGCTTACGGCGTGCGTCTCTACGATGGCGACCGCGAGACGGAAAATCTGCTCGCCAGCAATTTCGAAGACGAGGCAGAGCAGCCCGACGATACGCGCGAGGCGGCGATGACGGTCACCATCGCGAACAATCCCTGGCAATTGGTCGTCTTCGAGCGCGGGCAGGGAGGGCTGTCCGGACTTTCGATGGCCACGCTGATCTTCGGGCTGCTTGTCGGTGCGCTACTGATGCTGCTTGTTCGCATGCTGACGCAGCAGGCGCAGGAGGACGAAGCGTCCCTGGCCTGGTTCGAAGAACAGGCGTCGATCCGCAATTCGCTGACGCGGGAACTCAATCACCGCGTGAAGAACACGCTTGCCAATGTGTTGTCGATCATTGCGTTGACCCGTCGGCGCGCGGACGATCTGCAGGAATTTGCCGACGGTCTCGATGGTCGCATCCGCGCGCTGTCGGCCACGCACGATCTCCTCACGCAATCGGATTGGGGCAGTACGCCGGTACGCTCCGTTATCGACGCGGAATTGCTGCCCTACGCTCAGGGGGAGGATCGACAAGTCCATATGAAAGGCCCCGATGTCGAGCTTGCGCCGAACGATGCGCTGTCTCTCGGCCTCGCCGTGCACGAATTGGCGACGAATGCGGCGAAATACGGCGCGCTCAGCAAGTCCGGCGGCGTGGTGGATGTGGAATGGCGGCTGGTGGCCGAAGATCTGGTGCGGGTCGAATGGCGGGAGAGCGGAGGCCCGCCAGTGAAGCAGGAGCGATCGCGCGGCTTTGGCATGGACCTCATCGAGAGGATCGTCGCCCACGAATTGCGTCACCCAGTCGAACTGGATTTCGACCCCGAGGGCGTGCGCTGCGCCCTGCTCGTGCCGGTCCGCCGTGCGAAGGAGTTCATGATTCGCGCCAACCGGCCTGGAGGCGCTCCGCTGGAAAACGAGAAAGCCTGA
- a CDS encoding ATP-binding cassette domain-containing protein: protein MSFEIDVTLRPGEHPMRCVISSTASVAVLIGPSGVGKTSALNAIAGLLRPEQGRIAVSGETLFNSATDLHVAPERRGVGYVFQDARLFPHRRVAGNLAFAERLAEKGASVISRSDIIEILEIGDLLNRWPATLSGGETKRVAIARALLSGPKYLLLDEPLASLDADRANALYHLIERIRDEIGLPILLVSHSASDITRLAGDVFAMK from the coding sequence ATGTCCTTTGAAATCGACGTGACGCTTCGGCCGGGCGAGCATCCGATGCGCTGCGTCATTAGCTCGACAGCTAGCGTAGCGGTGCTGATAGGGCCTTCGGGCGTGGGAAAGACGAGCGCGCTCAACGCCATCGCTGGCCTCCTGCGACCCGAGCAAGGCCGCATCGCCGTTAGCGGAGAGACCCTGTTCAACAGCGCCACCGACCTTCATGTCGCGCCCGAGCGGAGAGGCGTGGGGTATGTCTTTCAGGATGCCCGGCTTTTCCCGCATCGGCGCGTGGCTGGAAATCTCGCTTTTGCGGAGAGGCTTGCCGAGAAAGGAGCCAGCGTCATCAGCCGCTCCGACATTATCGAGATTCTAGAGATAGGCGATTTGCTCAATCGCTGGCCGGCCACTCTATCCGGCGGCGAAACGAAGCGCGTGGCTATCGCCCGAGCTCTGCTGAGCGGGCCGAAATATCTGTTGCTCGACGAACCGCTCGCGTCGCTCGATGCCGATAGGGCCAATGCGCTATATCACCTGATAGAGCGCATTCGCGACGAGATCGGATTACCGATCCTGCTCGTCAGCCATTCGGCTTCCGATATTACACGCCTTGCAGGAGACGTTTTTGCGATGAAGTAG
- a CDS encoding AI-2E family transporter has translation MSEADNPNDPEEVGFSRQRTMTFAAQELRLISALVVLLAIGLFLALPFVLSIGAVVFLPLVAAIILTIILSPLADKLSAWGIPNTLSSLLALLVFFAILALALTAVLTPAISLYDEVPAMVDQVERHFADLQVTFAWVGELNRQLAALSGDGERQVVIANPTMLEQAALATPIVLLEVLLTFLLAFFLIEARVRLRRRLLLDRQQVGGSLKAARAIREVQDRVAAYILTVGLINTGLGVVVALGAWALGMDAPIMWGGLAALLNFVPYVGPLVMVILLGLFGLGSADSVLVGMIPAAAYLALNTVEANVVTPSVLGARFTMNPVAILMALTYFGWIWGVAGALLSVPILLTLTALVDHLGRPNLIGFMFGEPLFRTNILEMQTED, from the coding sequence GTGAGCGAAGCGGACAATCCGAACGATCCCGAAGAAGTCGGCTTCAGCCGCCAGCGCACGATGACCTTCGCCGCGCAGGAATTGCGGCTGATTTCCGCCCTGGTGGTGTTGCTGGCGATCGGCCTGTTTCTGGCCTTGCCTTTCGTGCTTTCCATCGGCGCGGTGGTGTTTCTGCCGCTGGTCGCTGCAATCATTCTTACGATCATCCTTTCGCCGCTCGCGGACAAATTGTCGGCCTGGGGCATACCGAACACGCTATCGTCCCTGCTGGCGCTCCTTGTTTTCTTCGCCATCCTGGCCTTAGCGCTAACCGCCGTGCTGACGCCGGCGATCTCTCTTTACGACGAGGTCCCGGCTATGGTGGACCAGGTGGAGCGGCATTTCGCTGACTTGCAGGTGACCTTTGCCTGGGTGGGAGAGCTCAACCGCCAGCTTGCCGCGCTTTCCGGAGACGGAGAGCGGCAAGTCGTCATCGCCAATCCGACGATGCTCGAACAGGCCGCGCTCGCCACGCCAATCGTGCTGCTCGAAGTCTTGCTGACGTTCCTTCTCGCATTCTTCCTGATCGAAGCGCGCGTGCGGCTGCGCCGGCGCCTGCTGCTCGATCGCCAGCAGGTCGGCGGCAGCCTGAAGGCCGCGCGCGCCATACGGGAAGTGCAGGACAGGGTGGCGGCCTACATCCTGACCGTCGGGCTCATCAATACGGGGCTCGGCGTGGTCGTCGCCCTTGGCGCGTGGGCGCTGGGCATGGACGCGCCGATCATGTGGGGCGGGCTTGCCGCGCTGCTCAACTTCGTTCCCTATGTCGGACCGCTGGTGATGGTCATCCTGCTTGGCCTCTTCGGCCTCGGCTCCGCGGACTCGGTGCTTGTCGGCATGATTCCGGCCGCCGCATATCTGGCCCTTAACACGGTTGAGGCCAATGTCGTCACGCCCAGCGTCCTTGGCGCGCGCTTTACGATGAATCCGGTCGCGATCCTGATGGCGCTCACGTATTTCGGCTGGATATGGGGCGTTGCCGGCGCGCTGCTTTCGGTGCCGATCCTGCTCACGCTTACCGCGCTGGTCGATCATCTCGGCCGACCGAACCTGATCGGCTTCATGTTCGGGGAGCCGCTGTTCAGGACAAACATCCTGGAGATGCAGACCGAGGACTGA
- the glmM gene encoding phosphoglucosamine mutase: MGRTYFGTDGIRGRANGKTLNAAIAMKVGQAAGRRFLRGDHKHRVVIGKDTRLSGYMMENALVAGFTSVGMDVVMTGPMPTPAVALLTREMRADIGVMISASHNLYPDNGIKLFGPDGFKLSDADEEAIEAMMAQDQPLAEGDAIGRARRIDDARGRYIHAVKQSLPADCRLDGLKIVVDCAHGAAYNVTPTALWELGARVIAMGVEPNGRNINDGVGSTALDAIRARVVEEEADIGIALDGDADRLIVIDEKGRPVDGDQIMALIGSRWGKDGRLRGGGVVATVMSNLGLERFLEGEGLELVRTKVGDRYVLEAMKAGGYNVGGEQSGHMILLDHATTGDGTVAALQVLAALVRTGKPASELLHLFDPVPQVLKNVRYEDGDPLEVESVKDAIAAGKGELGGRGRLVIRKSGTEPVIRVMAEGDDEGQVMSVVDGICDAVRAAV; the protein is encoded by the coding sequence ATGGGACGCACCTATTTCGGCACGGACGGCATTCGTGGCCGCGCCAACGGCAAGACGCTTAACGCCGCGATCGCGATGAAGGTCGGCCAGGCGGCCGGACGCCGCTTCCTGCGCGGCGATCACAAGCATCGGGTGGTGATCGGCAAGGACACGCGCCTGTCAGGCTACATGATGGAAAACGCGCTGGTCGCGGGCTTTACCAGCGTCGGCATGGATGTGGTCATGACCGGGCCGATGCCGACACCCGCCGTGGCTCTGCTTACGCGCGAGATGCGCGCCGATATCGGGGTTATGATTTCGGCCAGTCACAATCTCTATCCCGATAATGGCATCAAGCTGTTCGGCCCTGACGGCTTCAAGCTGTCAGACGCTGACGAGGAAGCGATCGAGGCAATGATGGCGCAGGACCAGCCGCTTGCCGAGGGTGATGCCATCGGGCGCGCGCGGCGCATCGACGATGCGCGCGGGCGCTACATCCACGCGGTCAAGCAGTCGCTGCCTGCCGATTGCCGTCTCGACGGCCTGAAGATCGTGGTCGATTGCGCGCATGGCGCAGCCTACAACGTCACGCCCACCGCGCTCTGGGAATTGGGCGCAAGGGTGATCGCGATGGGTGTCGAGCCGAATGGCCGCAACATCAATGACGGCGTCGGCTCCACCGCGCTCGACGCGATCAGGGCGCGCGTCGTCGAGGAAGAGGCCGATATCGGCATCGCGCTCGACGGCGATGCGGACCGGTTGATCGTGATCGACGAAAAGGGGCGTCCGGTTGATGGCGACCAGATCATGGCACTGATCGGCAGCCGCTGGGGCAAGGACGGGCGCCTTCGCGGCGGCGGGGTGGTCGCCACGGTCATGTCCAATCTCGGCCTAGAGCGTTTCCTCGAAGGCGAAGGCCTTGAACTGGTCCGCACCAAGGTTGGCGATCGCTACGTTCTCGAAGCGATGAAGGCGGGTGGGTACAATGTCGGCGGCGAACAATCCGGCCACATGATTCTGCTCGATCACGCCACCACGGGCGACGGGACGGTGGCCGCGCTGCAAGTGCTTGCCGCGCTGGTCCGCACCGGCAAACCGGCGAGCGAGTTGCTGCATCTCTTCGATCCGGTGCCGCAAGTCCTCAAGAATGTCCGTTACGAAGACGGCGACCCACTCGAGGTCGAAAGCGTCAAGGATGCCATCGCTGCCGGCAAGGGCGAGCTCGGCGGGCGCGGGCGCCTCGTCATCCGCAAATCCGGAACGGAGCCGGTGATCCGCGTAATGGCGGAAGGCGATGATGAGGGACAGGTGATGAGCGTGGTCGATGGCATTTGCGATGCCGTTCGCGCGGCTGTCTAG
- the purU gene encoding formyltetrahydrofolate deformylase, translating into MTDTAASYILTLSCADEVGIVAAVSGHLAQIDGFILDSQQYADLDAGRFFMRVHFAPAGRGFPTDVSALRSSLEPIADRFAMTLDLHDTAERPRLLIAVSKASHCLNDLLYRWRARSLPVEIAAVVSNHDDLRELVEWHGIAYHHLPVLPETKAEQETQLLSLVEETGTDYVVLARYMQILSGECVDALAGRCINIHHSFLPSFKGARPYRRAHARGVKLIGATAHFVTRDLDEGPIIEQDVERVDHRATEADMIRIGRDTEAHVLARAVRWTAERRVLLNGNRTIVFR; encoded by the coding sequence ATGACCGATACCGCGGCAAGCTATATCCTCACTTTATCATGCGCCGACGAGGTGGGAATCGTCGCCGCGGTAAGCGGCCATCTTGCACAGATCGACGGCTTCATTCTGGACAGCCAGCAATATGCCGATCTCGACGCTGGCCGCTTCTTCATGCGCGTTCACTTCGCCCCGGCTGGGCGGGGTTTTCCTACAGATGTGAGCGCGCTACGCAGCAGTCTGGAACCCATCGCCGACCGGTTCGCCATGACGCTCGATCTGCACGACACCGCAGAGAGGCCCCGGCTTCTCATTGCAGTGTCGAAAGCCAGTCATTGCCTTAACGACCTGCTGTATCGCTGGCGCGCGCGCAGCCTGCCGGTGGAGATTGCCGCCGTCGTCTCCAATCACGATGATTTGCGCGAACTCGTGGAATGGCACGGCATTGCCTATCATCATCTGCCCGTTTTACCCGAAACGAAAGCGGAGCAGGAGACGCAGCTTCTTTCGCTGGTCGAGGAGACCGGCACGGATTATGTTGTGCTGGCGCGCTATATGCAAATCCTGTCGGGAGAGTGCGTGGATGCGCTTGCTGGCCGATGCATCAACATCCATCATAGCTTTCTGCCGAGCTTCAAGGGCGCGCGGCCATATCGAAGGGCGCACGCGCGCGGCGTGAAACTGATCGGTGCGACCGCCCATTTCGTTACGCGCGATCTCGACGAGGGTCCGATCATCGAGCAGGATGTGGAGCGTGTGGACCATCGCGCCACCGAAGCGGACATGATCCGCATCGGTCGCGATACGGAAGCACATGTGCTGGCGCGCGCCGTGCGCTGGACCGCCGAGCGCCGCGTGCTTCTCAACGGCAATCGGACGATCGTCTTTCGCTAG
- a CDS encoding sigma-70 family RNA polymerase sigma factor codes for MSQNDKKRELPERSADDKRAFKTELTEVVPHLRAFARGLCGRPDMADDLVQETLLKAWAAQQRFEPGTSMRAWTFVILRNAYLTDMRRNRFRGEYDENVAERILTAPAGQEEPIHLSDLHRALLTLPPERREALLLVGAGGFSYEEAANICGCAVGTIKSRVGRARAALSSMIKDGDIPDRSLHDPAAHRAILEELDEVAAGRGEAAASNN; via the coding sequence ATGAGCCAGAACGACAAAAAGCGCGAGCTGCCCGAGCGCAGCGCCGACGACAAGCGCGCGTTCAAGACAGAGCTCACCGAAGTCGTGCCACATCTGCGCGCCTTCGCGCGTGGTCTATGCGGCCGTCCGGACATGGCCGACGATCTCGTGCAGGAAACCCTGCTGAAGGCATGGGCAGCACAGCAGCGGTTCGAACCCGGCACATCGATGCGCGCCTGGACCTTCGTGATCCTGCGCAACGCCTACCTCACCGATATGCGCCGCAACCGGTTCCGTGGCGAGTATGACGAGAACGTCGCCGAGCGCATCCTGACGGCACCTGCCGGGCAGGAAGAGCCGATCCACCTTTCCGACCTTCATCGTGCATTGCTGACGCTGCCGCCCGAACGGCGCGAGGCGCTGTTGCTTGTCGGCGCGGGAGGCTTTTCCTATGAAGAAGCAGCCAATATCTGCGGCTGTGCGGTCGGCACGATCAAAAGCCGCGTGGGCCGTGCCCGCGCCGCGCTCTCCAGCATGATCAAGGATGGCGACATTCCGGATCGTTCGCTGCACGACCCGGCCGCTCATCGCGCCATTCTCGAGGAACTGGACGAAGTCGCCGCGGGGCGCGGTGAAGCCGCCGCTTCCAACAATTAG